In Kordia antarctica, the following proteins share a genomic window:
- a CDS encoding fibronectin type III domain-containing protein codes for MKKVVLLLLIGIVFSCSDDIQIPEIIQPCQPVAASFASEITNNSAKLNWCGSVNLAGECLPVTGVSWVVSYGSPGFNPEAGIMITTPSTSTNLGGLTSQTSFEFYVKSDCNLANNEWFGPVQFRTSCPAPTNLGIENLTKTSATFTWTPGGSEISWEIKYGISGFNLEEAELFATGNSTQHTVMNLQPNNDYEFYVRANCNSTTDGSQTGSSSAFSGPFRFATCLPPLNLTATPTQNSMVLDWDSNGETSWEVRYGPAAGFDPNTATAATTNNSTFTVTGLCPSTNYAFVVRTACSATTTSNWISTGAIFTTALGYTGMYTYEEIGNTDEPIFGDPATVEIVNVSDTERSITVKYLANLDIAGTQPTMTFNFTLNCDGTVSVANDQDTNFNCGGDNVLLGLGAATPTSFNMVDDTTIDIRFIEDTSSVTCTNAPMTEVVIRLTKL; via the coding sequence ATGAAAAAAGTAGTTTTACTTCTACTCATAGGAATTGTATTCTCTTGTTCAGATGATATACAAATCCCAGAAATTATACAACCTTGCCAACCTGTTGCAGCTTCTTTTGCATCTGAGATTACTAACAATTCTGCCAAGCTGAATTGGTGTGGAAGCGTTAACCTAGCTGGCGAATGTTTGCCCGTTACAGGTGTAAGTTGGGTAGTTTCGTACGGTTCACCAGGATTTAATCCTGAAGCAGGAATAATGATTACAACGCCTTCTACAAGTACAAATCTTGGAGGATTAACTTCACAGACCTCCTTTGAATTCTATGTGAAATCTGATTGTAATTTAGCAAATAACGAATGGTTTGGACCTGTACAATTTCGTACGTCTTGTCCTGCACCAACAAATTTAGGTATAGAGAACTTAACAAAAACTTCCGCAACTTTTACTTGGACGCCAGGTGGAAGTGAAATTTCTTGGGAAATAAAATATGGTATTTCAGGATTTAACTTGGAAGAAGCTGAATTGTTTGCAACTGGAAATAGTACACAACATACGGTAATGAACTTACAGCCAAATAATGACTACGAGTTTTATGTGCGTGCCAATTGTAATTCAACTACTGATGGAAGTCAAACAGGAAGTTCGAGTGCTTTTTCTGGTCCATTCAGATTTGCAACATGTTTGCCTCCATTAAATTTAACAGCTACGCCAACTCAAAATTCAATGGTTTTAGATTGGGATTCTAACGGAGAAACTTCTTGGGAAGTTCGTTACGGACCAGCAGCAGGATTTGATCCAAATACAGCTACTGCCGCAACTACGAACAATTCCACCTTTACGGTTACAGGTTTATGTCCAAGTACAAACTATGCGTTTGTGGTAAGAACAGCTTGTAGCGCTACGACAACAAGCAATTGGATAAGTACCGGTGCTATTTTTACTACAGCTTTAGGATATACAGGAATGTATACGTATGAAGAGATTGGAAATACAGATGAACCAATTTTTGGCGATCCTGCAACGGTAGAAATCGTGAATGTTTCTGATACGGAAAGAAGTATTACTGTAAAGTATTTAGCAAATTTAGATATCGCTGGAACGCAACCTACAATGACCTTTAATTTTACATTGAATTGTGATGGAACTGTAAGCGTTGCAAACGATCAAGATACAAACTTCAATTGTGGAGGTGATAATGTCTTATTAGGATTGGGCGCAGCAACTCCAACTTCATTTAATATGGTAGATGATACAACTATTGATATTCGTTTTATTGAAGATACGAGCAGCGTAACGTGTACAAATGCTCCAATGACGGAAGTTGTTATTAGATTGACGAAGTTATAA